In the genome of Streptomyces pactum, one region contains:
- a CDS encoding sugar ABC transporter permease: MAAPTAPTPRPAASKPRGPRGRRSPLASVGLHLTLILAAAIAVFPPLWLLVTSFKPKSESFSTDVVKNPTLENYTHVLNDTEFLAWFGNSLFVVAVTTVLGVFVAATTGYAVSRFRFPGMRPLMWLLLITQMFPMAILIVPLYNIMSTLGWLNQPISLIVTYLTIAVPFCAWMMKGFFDTIPVEIDEAGRVDGLNPFGTFWRLIVPLAKPGIAVTAFYTFITAWAEVAYASAFMTGEENLTLPAGLQTFVNQYTSDWGAMTAAAVMIAVPAALVFAWAQRHLVAGLTAGATKS; encoded by the coding sequence ATGGCCGCACCCACCGCGCCCACCCCGCGCCCCGCCGCGTCCAAGCCCCGCGGACCGCGCGGCCGGCGCTCCCCGCTGGCCTCCGTCGGCCTGCACCTGACGCTGATCCTCGCCGCCGCGATCGCGGTCTTCCCGCCGCTGTGGCTGCTGGTGACCTCGTTCAAGCCCAAGAGCGAGTCCTTCAGCACCGACGTGGTGAAGAACCCGACGCTGGAGAACTACACCCACGTCCTGAACGACACCGAGTTCCTCGCGTGGTTCGGCAACTCGCTGTTCGTGGTGGCCGTCACCACCGTGCTGGGCGTCTTCGTGGCCGCCACCACCGGCTACGCCGTCAGCCGCTTCCGGTTCCCCGGGATGCGCCCGCTGATGTGGCTGCTGCTGATCACGCAGATGTTCCCGATGGCCATCCTGATCGTGCCGCTGTACAACATCATGTCCACGCTCGGCTGGCTCAACCAGCCGATCTCCCTGATCGTCACCTACCTGACGATCGCGGTGCCGTTCTGCGCCTGGATGATGAAGGGCTTCTTCGACACCATCCCGGTGGAGATCGACGAGGCGGGCCGGGTGGACGGCCTCAACCCGTTCGGCACCTTCTGGCGGCTGATCGTGCCGCTGGCCAAGCCGGGCATCGCGGTCACCGCCTTCTACACCTTCATCACCGCCTGGGCCGAGGTGGCCTACGCCTCGGCGTTCATGACCGGGGAGGAGAACCTCACCCTCCCCGCCGGCCTGCAGACGTTCGTCAACCAGTACACCTCCGACTGGGGCGCGATGACGGCGGCGGCCGTGATGATCGCGGTGCCCGCGGCGCTGGTCTTCGCCTGGGCCCAGCGGCACCTGGTCGCCGGGCTGACCGCCGGCGCCACCAAGTCGTAA
- a CDS encoding glycoside hydrolase family 13 protein: MTQEPTAPGRTPADIPPATRPAAPAARDWWRHAVIYQVYVRSFADSDGDGVGDLRGVRERLPHLVRLGVDALWLTPFYTSPQADGGYDVADYRAVDPLFGDLADAQDLIGAAHELGLRVIVDVVPNHTSDRHPWFRAALAGRPGGPERARYHFRPGRGPDGSLPPNDWQSVFGGPAWTRTTNPDGTPGEWYLHLFAPEQPDLDWDCPEVHQEFDAVLRFWLDLGVDGFRIDVAHGMVKAPGLPDVGHLEQARLIGAQRLPFFDQDGVHAIHRAWRRLLDSYPGERIGVAEAWAPSPERLALYVRPDELHQAFNFQFLRCPWDAARMRQVIDSSLAATASVGAPTTWVLSNHDVVRHATRYAEDSPEQGLRRARAAALLMLALPGSVYVYQGEELGLPEVTDLPDEVRQDPAFFRGDGQDGFRDGCRVPIPWSGTEAPYGFGPAGGPSWLPQPDSWAKLSVAAQTGDPDSTLELYRTAIALRRRLPELAEPEIGLPEDGAYPPGVLAVVRPGLVCTLNTLGTEVEVARPGRLLLASAPVVDGEVTVRLPADSCAWWAI, encoded by the coding sequence ATGACGCAGGAACCGACCGCCCCCGGCCGCACTCCGGCCGACATCCCTCCCGCGACCCGGCCGGCGGCGCCCGCCGCCCGTGACTGGTGGCGGCACGCCGTCATCTACCAGGTGTACGTACGGTCCTTCGCCGACAGCGACGGGGACGGCGTCGGCGACCTGCGCGGTGTCCGGGAGCGGCTGCCGCACCTGGTCCGGCTGGGCGTGGACGCCCTGTGGCTGACGCCCTTCTACACCTCGCCGCAGGCCGACGGCGGGTACGACGTGGCCGACTACCGGGCGGTCGATCCGCTCTTCGGCGACCTGGCGGACGCCCAGGACCTGATCGGCGCCGCCCATGAGCTGGGTCTGCGGGTGATCGTGGACGTGGTGCCGAACCACACCTCCGACCGGCACCCCTGGTTCCGGGCGGCGCTGGCCGGCCGGCCCGGCGGCCCGGAGCGCGCCCGCTACCACTTCCGGCCCGGCCGCGGTCCGGACGGCTCGCTGCCGCCCAACGACTGGCAGTCGGTCTTCGGCGGACCGGCCTGGACCCGGACCACGAACCCGGACGGCACCCCCGGCGAGTGGTACCTGCACCTGTTCGCCCCCGAACAGCCCGACCTGGACTGGGACTGCCCCGAGGTGCACCAGGAGTTCGACGCGGTGCTGCGGTTCTGGCTGGACCTGGGGGTGGACGGGTTCCGGATCGACGTGGCGCACGGCATGGTCAAGGCGCCCGGGCTGCCGGACGTGGGCCATCTGGAGCAGGCGCGGCTGATCGGCGCGCAGCGGCTGCCGTTCTTCGACCAGGACGGGGTGCACGCCATCCACCGCGCCTGGCGGCGGCTGCTGGACTCCTATCCCGGCGAGCGCATCGGGGTGGCCGAGGCGTGGGCGCCCAGCCCCGAGCGGCTGGCGCTGTACGTGCGCCCGGACGAGCTGCACCAGGCGTTCAACTTCCAGTTCCTGCGGTGCCCCTGGGACGCGGCGCGGATGCGCCAGGTCATCGACTCCTCGCTGGCCGCGACCGCCTCGGTGGGGGCGCCGACGACCTGGGTGCTGTCCAACCACGACGTGGTCCGGCACGCCACCCGGTACGCCGAGGACAGCCCCGAGCAGGGACTGCGGCGGGCCCGCGCGGCAGCGCTGCTGATGCTGGCGCTGCCCGGCTCGGTCTACGTCTACCAGGGCGAGGAGCTGGGCCTGCCGGAGGTCACCGACCTGCCCGACGAGGTCCGCCAGGACCCCGCCTTCTTCCGCGGCGACGGCCAGGACGGGTTCCGGGACGGCTGCCGGGTCCCGATCCCCTGGTCCGGCACCGAAGCACCGTACGGCTTCGGACCGGCGGGCGGCCCCAGCTGGCTGCCGCAGCCCGACAGCTGGGCCAAGCTCAGCGTGGCGGCCCAGACCGGCGACCCGGACTCCACCCTGGAGCTGTACCGCACCGCCATCGCCCTGCGCCGGCGGCTGCCGGAGCTGGCCGAGCCGGAGATCGGCCTGCCGGAGGACGGGGCGTACCCGCCGGGCGTGCTCGCGGTGGTCCGGCCCGGGCTGGTGTGCACGCTCAACACCCTCGGCACGGAGGTGGAGGTGGCCCGGCCCGGGCGGCTGCTGCTGGCCTCCGCCCCGGTGGTGGACGGCGAGGTGACCGTACGCCTCCCCGCCGACTCCTGTGCGTGGTGGGCAATCTGA
- a CDS encoding LacI family DNA-binding transcriptional regulator yields MTARLADIAAQAGVSEATVSRVLNGKPGVAAGTRESVLAALDVLGYERPVRLRQRSAGLVGLITPELENPIFPALAQVIGQGLTRQGYTPVLATQTPGGSTEDELTEMLVDRGVAGIIFVSGLHADTTADMTRYDRLRGQGVPFVLVDGFSPKVRAPFISPDDRAAMVLAVTHLASLGHTRIGLALGPRRFVPVLRKIEGFQHGMAEQLGLPPEKSAELIQHSLYTLEGGQAAGAALIERGCTAVVCASDMMALGAIRAARQLGLAVPADVSVVGFDDSPLIPFTDPPLTTIRKPVQSMGQAAVRALLEEIGGTPAPHSEFVFLPELVVRGSTASVPGGIGSVQNRDRSGEDRT; encoded by the coding sequence ATGACCGCACGGCTTGCCGACATCGCAGCCCAGGCGGGGGTCAGTGAAGCCACGGTGAGCCGGGTGCTCAACGGCAAGCCGGGGGTGGCCGCGGGCACCCGCGAGTCCGTGCTGGCCGCGCTCGACGTCCTGGGCTACGAGCGTCCGGTCCGGCTGCGGCAGCGCAGCGCCGGGCTGGTCGGTCTGATCACCCCGGAGCTGGAGAACCCGATCTTCCCGGCGCTGGCGCAGGTGATCGGTCAGGGCCTCACCCGCCAGGGGTACACCCCGGTGCTGGCCACCCAGACCCCCGGCGGCTCCACCGAGGACGAGCTGACCGAGATGCTGGTGGACCGGGGCGTGGCGGGCATCATCTTCGTCTCCGGGCTGCACGCGGACACCACCGCCGACATGACGCGCTACGACCGGCTGCGCGGCCAGGGGGTGCCGTTCGTGCTGGTGGACGGCTTCTCGCCGAAGGTGCGGGCGCCGTTCATCTCACCGGACGACCGGGCCGCGATGGTGCTGGCGGTGACGCACCTGGCGTCCCTGGGGCACACCCGGATCGGACTGGCGCTGGGCCCGCGCCGGTTCGTGCCGGTGCTGCGGAAGATCGAGGGGTTCCAGCACGGCATGGCCGAGCAGCTGGGCCTGCCGCCGGAGAAGTCCGCGGAGCTGATCCAGCACTCGCTCTACACCCTGGAGGGCGGCCAGGCCGCCGGGGCGGCGCTGATCGAACGGGGCTGCACGGCGGTGGTGTGCGCCAGCGACATGATGGCGCTGGGCGCGATCCGGGCGGCCCGGCAGCTGGGGCTGGCCGTCCCGGCGGACGTGTCGGTGGTCGGTTTCGACGACTCCCCGCTCATACCGTTCACCGATCCCCCACTGACCACCATCCGCAAGCCGGTGCAGTCCATGGGGCAGGCCGCGGTCCGCGCCCTGCTGGAGGAGATCGGCGGCACCCCGGCGCCGCACAGCGAGTTCGTCTTCCTCCCGGAGCTGGTCGTACGGGGTTCAACGGCCTCGGTACCCGGAGGGATAGGTTCTGTCCAGAACCGGGACAGAAGTGGCGAAGACCGTACCTGA
- a CDS encoding HAD family hydrolase, translating to MPGSARFRVVATDLDGTLLRGDLTVSARSRAALALAAAAGARHMVVTGRPAASCRPFLAAMGYRGLAVCGQGAQLYDASADRLLESVPLDREVARSVVERTERELGRSPLALAVVTAAPENRLVFLPGFADRPRPEWGRAADRAELFAGPVEKVLMRHRELPDELVAATAARIGGSRVSVTHSDRGVIEVLPAGTTKAAGLQRAADRLGFTPSETIAFGDMPNDVPLLTWAGYGVAMGNAHPRLRAVAHEVAPRNDDDGVAVVLERLFAPARPGDGRTPAGDGACVGR from the coding sequence CTGCCCGGCTCCGCCCGCTTCCGCGTGGTCGCCACCGACCTGGACGGCACGCTGCTCCGCGGCGACCTGACGGTGTCGGCCCGCAGCCGCGCGGCGCTGGCCCTGGCCGCGGCCGCCGGGGCGCGGCACATGGTGGTCACCGGCCGGCCCGCGGCGTCCTGCCGGCCGTTCCTGGCCGCCATGGGGTACCGCGGGCTGGCGGTCTGCGGGCAGGGCGCCCAGCTCTACGACGCCTCGGCGGACCGGCTGCTGGAGAGCGTCCCGCTCGACCGCGAGGTGGCCCGTTCGGTGGTGGAGCGGACCGAGCGGGAGCTGGGCCGCTCGCCGCTGGCGCTGGCGGTGGTGACCGCGGCCCCGGAGAACCGCCTGGTGTTCCTGCCGGGGTTCGCCGACCGGCCGCGCCCCGAGTGGGGGCGGGCGGCGGACCGGGCGGAGCTGTTCGCCGGGCCGGTGGAGAAGGTGCTGATGCGCCACCGGGAGCTGCCCGACGAGCTGGTCGCGGCGACCGCGGCGCGGATCGGCGGCTCGCGGGTCTCGGTCACCCACTCGGACCGGGGCGTGATCGAGGTGCTGCCCGCCGGGACCACCAAGGCCGCCGGCCTCCAGCGCGCCGCGGACCGGCTGGGCTTCACCCCGTCGGAGACCATCGCCTTCGGCGACATGCCCAACGACGTGCCGCTGCTGACCTGGGCCGGGTACGGGGTGGCCATGGGCAACGCCCACCCCCGGCTGCGCGCGGTCGCGCACGAGGTGGCGCCCCGGAACGACGACGACGGGGTGGCCGTGGTGCTGGAACGCCTTTTCGCCCCGGCCCGGCCGGGTGACGGCCGTACGCCGGCCGGGGACGGGGCCTGCGTCGGCCGGTGA
- a CDS encoding glycoside hydrolase family 13 protein → MTQHLADPAVGAAVTSDTPVRTPDWWRDAVIYQVYPRSFADGNGDGMGDLEGVRSRLPYLKDLGVDAVWLSPFYASPQADAGYDVADYRAIDPMFGTLHDADAVIREAHRLGLRVIVDLVPNHCSDRHAWFRQALREGPGSPLRARFHFRPGRGADGELPPNDWESIFGGPAWTRTTNPDGTPGEWYLHLFAPEQPDFNWDHPAVHDEFRSILRFWLDLGTDGFRIDVAHGLVKAAGLPDLGHSEQLKLLGNQAMPFFDQDGVHEIYRGWRKILDEYADGPGTERIGVAEAWTPSPGRTALYVRPDELHQAFNFHFLGTPWDAARMREVIDSSLDSMRPVGAPTTWVLSNHDVVRHATRYAEDSPEQGLRRARAAALLMLALPGSVYVYQGEELGLPEVTDLPDEVRQDPAFFRGDGQDGLRDGCRVPIPWSGTEPPYGFGPAGGPSWLPQPDSWAGLSVEAQTGDPDSTLELYRTAIALRRDLSALGAGDAVEWLPAPEGVLAFRRADFVCTVNTTGGPVILPAPGRVLLASGPLPADGPDGAADGAGFALPADTAVWWAV, encoded by the coding sequence ATGACCCAGCATCTCGCTGACCCCGCCGTCGGTGCGGCGGTCACCTCCGACACCCCGGTCCGCACCCCGGACTGGTGGCGGGACGCGGTGATCTACCAGGTCTACCCGCGCAGTTTCGCCGACGGCAACGGCGACGGCATGGGCGACCTGGAAGGCGTCCGCAGCCGCCTGCCGTACCTGAAGGACCTCGGCGTGGACGCCGTGTGGCTCAGCCCCTTCTACGCCTCGCCCCAGGCCGACGCCGGATACGACGTCGCCGACTACCGCGCCATCGACCCGATGTTCGGCACCCTGCACGACGCGGACGCGGTGATCCGCGAGGCGCACCGCCTCGGTCTGCGGGTGATCGTGGACCTGGTGCCCAACCACTGCTCCGACCGGCACGCCTGGTTCCGGCAGGCGCTGCGGGAGGGACCCGGCTCCCCGCTGCGCGCCCGGTTCCACTTCCGCCCCGGCCGTGGCGCGGACGGCGAACTGCCGCCCAACGACTGGGAGTCGATCTTCGGCGGACCGGCCTGGACCCGGACCACGAACCCGGACGGCACCCCCGGCGAGTGGTACCTGCACCTGTTCGCCCCCGAACAGCCCGACTTCAACTGGGACCACCCGGCCGTCCACGACGAGTTCCGCTCCATCCTGCGGTTCTGGCTGGACCTGGGCACCGACGGCTTCCGGATCGACGTCGCACACGGCCTGGTCAAGGCCGCCGGGCTGCCGGACCTCGGCCACAGCGAACAGCTGAAGCTGCTCGGCAACCAGGCCATGCCGTTCTTCGACCAGGACGGGGTGCACGAGATCTACCGTGGCTGGCGGAAGATCCTCGACGAGTACGCCGACGGCCCCGGCACCGAGCGGATCGGGGTGGCCGAGGCCTGGACCCCCAGCCCCGGACGCACCGCCCTGTACGTGCGCCCCGACGAGCTGCACCAGGCGTTCAACTTCCACTTCCTGGGCACCCCGTGGGACGCCGCGCGGATGCGCGAGGTCATCGACTCCTCGCTGGACTCCATGCGTCCGGTGGGGGCGCCGACGACCTGGGTGCTGTCCAACCACGACGTGGTCCGGCACGCCACCCGGTACGCCGAGGACAGCCCCGAGCAGGGGCTGCGGCGGGCCCGCGCGGCGGCGCTGCTGATGCTGGCGCTGCCCGGCTCGGTCTACGTCTACCAGGGCGAGGAGCTGGGCCTGCCGGAGGTCACCGACCTGCCCGACGAGGTCCGCCAGGACCCCGCCTTCTTCCGCGGCGACGGCCAGGACGGGCTGCGCGACGGCTGCCGGGTGCCGATCCCCTGGTCCGGCACCGAACCGCCGTACGGCTTCGGACCGGCGGGCGGCCCCAGCTGGCTGCCGCAGCCCGACAGCTGGGCCGGACTCAGTGTCGAGGCCCAGACCGGTGACCCGGACTCCACCCTGGAGCTGTACCGCACGGCCATCGCCCTGCGCCGCGACCTGTCCGCGCTGGGCGCCGGCGACGCGGTGGAGTGGCTGCCGGCGCCGGAGGGCGTGCTGGCGTTCCGCCGCGCGGACTTCGTCTGCACCGTCAACACCACCGGCGGGCCGGTCATCCTGCCGGCCCCGGGCCGGGTGCTGCTGGCCAGCGGACCGCTCCCGGCGGACGGGCCGGACGGTGCCGCCGACGGTGCCGGGTTCGCGCTGCCGGCCGACACGGCGGTCTGGTGGGCGGTGTGA
- a CDS encoding sporulation protein translates to MAFRKFLSALGVNAPSVETVLDNTTVRPGDQLGCEVTMRGGGADVTIERLTLQVVTRFEDMETTEDRWENPGVLVSGELPGPFTLAAGAEVTERVVLDLPWEMPLTHILGGRRLRGARVAVRTELAIDNAVDRGDFDEFAVHALPQQDMVLQAYSDLGFRFDEAECKKGTPSSAVRSQVDWWQEIEMWFPADYRNPGQNEIAFNARHDSLDLLTGGTGRLEFRYADMDLARVTEVIDEHARSRFAR, encoded by the coding sequence ATGGCTTTCCGTAAGTTCCTCAGCGCCCTGGGCGTCAACGCGCCGAGCGTGGAGACGGTGCTGGACAACACCACGGTGCGCCCGGGCGACCAGCTCGGCTGCGAGGTCACCATGCGGGGCGGCGGCGCCGACGTCACCATCGAACGGCTCACCCTCCAGGTGGTGACCCGGTTCGAGGACATGGAGACCACTGAGGACCGCTGGGAGAACCCCGGCGTCCTGGTCAGCGGCGAACTGCCGGGGCCGTTCACGCTGGCCGCGGGCGCGGAGGTCACCGAGCGCGTGGTGCTGGACCTGCCCTGGGAGATGCCGCTGACGCACATCCTGGGCGGCCGGCGGCTGCGCGGCGCCCGGGTCGCGGTCCGTACCGAGCTGGCCATCGACAACGCCGTCGACCGCGGTGACTTCGACGAGTTCGCGGTGCACGCGCTGCCGCAGCAGGACATGGTCCTCCAGGCGTACTCCGACCTGGGCTTCCGGTTCGACGAGGCGGAGTGCAAGAAGGGCACCCCCAGCTCGGCGGTCCGCTCGCAGGTGGACTGGTGGCAGGAGATCGAGATGTGGTTCCCCGCCGACTACCGGAACCCGGGCCAGAACGAGATCGCCTTCAACGCCCGCCACGACTCGCTGGACCTGCTCACCGGCGGCACCGGGCGGCTGGAGTTCCGCTACGCCGACATGGATCTCGCCCGGGTCACCGAGGTCATCGACGAGCACGCCCGCTCCCGGTTCGCCCGGTGA
- a CDS encoding carbohydrate ABC transporter permease — MAVDTSRPAEPAGDAHRAPGRARKPGSTAHGTPGRLRRALSTHWYAWAMVAPVVVVIGLIVGYPLGRGVYLSLTDADESNVERTIGVNHIPATYDVVGLDNFTAVLEDGVFWDRLIWTVTWTVSCVGITFALGLGLAVLLNRQFKGRTLYRSLLILPWAVPAFVSVFAWRLLYNEKNGILNKILDGGGIDAVPWLNDPTMAKVSVIAVNVWLGVPFMLVALLGGLQSIPGELYEAAEMDGASPWQRFRHITLPGLRSVSSTVVLLSTIWTFNMFPVIFLLTRGGPGDSTEILVTYAYRLSFVNSPRDFAGASTWGVLILIILMLFAVVYRRSLRKQGEVW; from the coding sequence ATGGCTGTTGACACCAGTCGGCCGGCGGAACCGGCCGGGGACGCGCACCGCGCCCCCGGCCGGGCCCGGAAGCCCGGCTCCACCGCACACGGCACCCCCGGCCGGCTCCGCCGCGCGCTGAGCACCCACTGGTACGCCTGGGCCATGGTCGCCCCCGTGGTGGTCGTGATCGGCCTCATCGTGGGCTACCCGCTCGGCCGAGGTGTCTACTTGTCCCTCACCGACGCCGACGAGTCCAACGTCGAGCGCACCATCGGGGTCAACCACATCCCCGCCACCTACGACGTCGTGGGCCTGGACAACTTCACCGCCGTCCTGGAGGACGGCGTCTTCTGGGACCGGCTGATCTGGACGGTGACCTGGACGGTCTCCTGCGTCGGCATCACCTTCGCGCTGGGCCTGGGCCTGGCCGTGCTGCTCAACCGGCAGTTCAAGGGGCGCACCCTCTACCGCTCGCTGCTGATCCTGCCCTGGGCGGTCCCCGCGTTCGTCTCGGTCTTCGCCTGGCGGCTGCTGTACAACGAGAAGAACGGCATCCTCAACAAGATCCTGGACGGCGGCGGCATCGACGCGGTGCCGTGGCTGAACGACCCCACCATGGCCAAGGTCTCGGTGATCGCGGTCAACGTCTGGCTGGGCGTGCCGTTCATGCTGGTGGCGCTGCTGGGCGGACTCCAGTCCATCCCCGGCGAGCTGTACGAGGCGGCCGAGATGGACGGTGCCAGCCCCTGGCAGCGGTTCCGCCACATCACCCTGCCGGGGCTGCGCTCGGTCAGCAGCACGGTGGTGCTGCTCTCCACCATCTGGACCTTCAACATGTTCCCGGTGATCTTCCTGCTCACCCGGGGCGGACCCGGTGACAGCACCGAGATCCTGGTGACGTACGCCTACCGGCTGTCCTTCGTCAACAGCCCGCGCGACTTCGCCGGCGCCTCCACCTGGGGCGTGCTGATCCTGATCATCCTCATGCTCTTCGCGGTGGTCTACCGCCGTTCGCTCCGCAAGCAGGGAGAGGTCTGGTAG
- a CDS encoding extracellular solute-binding protein, whose amino-acid sequence MRRGIAATALVAALALAATACGDGDDKKQNKSSGEISGTVTYWDTSNDAEKATYKKLAEDFTKKYPKVKVDYVNVPFGEALNKFKNAAGSGGSGAPDVLRAEVAWTQDLANIGYLAPLDDTPALDKQLDYLPQAMASTKFEGKTYGVPQVIDTMGLFYNKKMLDEAGVKPPTTLTELKAAAKKIKEKTGKTGLYLRGDDAYWFLPFLYGEGGDLLDVKAKRVTVDDESGVKAFAAARDLVESGAAVTDATDGWENMQNAIKNGDVAMTINGPWAIEDTLGGKAFKDRSNLGVVPIPAGSGGQGSPQGGHNLAVYAGSDNLDASYAFARYMSSAEVQAKTTEALSLLPTRASVYNKPEVASNANVKFFRDAVDKAVERPWIPEGNSLFQAILVEFPGVLTGKTSPEDAAEAVGKAYRKLLKDDWK is encoded by the coding sequence ATGCGACGTGGCATAGCGGCCACTGCGCTCGTCGCGGCCCTCGCGCTCGCGGCGACCGCGTGCGGCGACGGTGACGACAAGAAGCAGAACAAGTCGTCCGGGGAGATCTCCGGCACCGTCACCTACTGGGACACCTCGAACGACGCCGAGAAGGCCACGTACAAGAAGCTCGCCGAGGACTTCACGAAGAAGTACCCGAAGGTGAAGGTCGACTACGTCAACGTGCCCTTCGGCGAGGCGCTGAACAAGTTCAAGAACGCCGCCGGCTCCGGCGGCTCCGGCGCCCCGGACGTGCTCCGGGCCGAGGTCGCCTGGACCCAGGACCTGGCCAACATCGGCTACCTCGCCCCGCTCGACGACACCCCGGCGCTGGACAAGCAGCTGGACTACCTGCCGCAGGCCATGGCGAGCACCAAGTTCGAGGGCAAGACCTACGGGGTGCCGCAGGTCATCGACACCATGGGCCTCTTCTACAACAAGAAGATGCTCGACGAGGCCGGCGTGAAGCCGCCCACCACCCTCACCGAGCTGAAGGCCGCCGCGAAGAAGATCAAGGAGAAGACCGGCAAGACCGGCCTGTACCTGCGCGGCGACGACGCCTACTGGTTCCTGCCCTTCCTCTACGGCGAGGGCGGCGACCTCCTCGACGTGAAGGCGAAGCGGGTCACCGTGGACGACGAGTCGGGCGTCAAGGCGTTCGCCGCCGCCCGCGACCTGGTCGAGTCCGGCGCGGCCGTCACCGACGCCACGGACGGCTGGGAGAACATGCAGAACGCCATCAAGAACGGCGACGTCGCCATGACGATCAACGGGCCGTGGGCGATCGAGGACACCCTCGGCGGCAAGGCGTTCAAGGACCGCTCCAACCTCGGCGTGGTGCCCATCCCCGCGGGCAGCGGCGGCCAGGGCTCCCCGCAGGGCGGCCACAACCTCGCCGTCTACGCCGGCAGCGACAACCTCGACGCCTCCTACGCCTTCGCCCGCTACATGAGCTCCGCCGAGGTGCAGGCGAAGACCACCGAGGCGCTCAGCCTGCTGCCCACCCGGGCGTCGGTCTACAACAAGCCCGAGGTCGCGTCCAACGCCAACGTGAAGTTCTTCCGGGACGCGGTGGACAAGGCCGTCGAGCGCCCGTGGATCCCCGAGGGCAACAGCCTCTTCCAGGCCATCCTGGTGGAGTTCCCCGGCGTGCTGACCGGCAAGACCTCCCCGGAGGACGCCGCCGAGGCGGTCGGCAAGGCCTACCGCAAGCTCCTCAAGGACGACTGGAAGTAG